From the Penicillium oxalicum strain HP7-1 chromosome V, whole genome shotgun sequence genome, one window contains:
- a CDS encoding Arabinogalactan endo-beta-1,4-galactanase, producing the protein MLLTTALLFASQLLAPVSAKLAIRGADISSLMVEENAGYQYKNLAGSTQKLEAIVAGAGINSVRQRVWVNPSGGTYGLDYNVKLAKRVQAQGMKTYLDLHLSDTWADPSHQSTPSGWSTSSIDTLSWQVYNYTKEVCDTFAANGLTVDIISIGNEIRSGLLWPLGKTNSYYNIGRILHSGAWGVKDSDLATKPKIMIHLDDGWSWSEQQYFYNSVLKSGSDFSLSDFDYIGVSYYPFYNKAATLSALKTSLTNLHSTYGKQVLVVETNWPYSCPSPAYAFPSDLSSIPFSVAGSRPS; encoded by the exons ATGCTGCTGACGACGGCGCTCCTCTTCGCAAGTCAGCTCTTGGCGCCGGTATCGGCCAAGCTGGCCATTCGTGGTGCTGATATCTCGTCGTTGATGGTGGAGGAAAACGCCGGGTACCAGTACAAGAATCTCGCCGGGTCGACGCAGAAGTTGGAGGCGATCGTGGCTGGAGCGGGCATCAACTCGGTCCGCCAACGGGTGTGGGTGAATCCCAGCGGAGGTACCTACGGTCTGGATTACAATGTCAAACTGGCGAAGAGAGTGCAGGCTCAGGGGATGAAGACGTACTTGGATCTGCATTTGAGTGATACGTGGGCCGATCCCAGTCATCAG AGCACTCCCTCCGGCTGGTCCACGAGCAGCATCGACACCCTGTCATGGCAAGTGTACAACTACACAAAAGAAGTCTGTGACACCTTTGCAGCAAACGGCTTGACCGTcgacatcatctccatcggcAATGAGATCCGCAGTGGTCTGCTCTGGCCTCTCGGCAAGACCAACAGCTACTACAACATCGGCCGGATCCTGCACTCGGGCGCGTGGGGTGTCAAGGACTCGGATCTGGCCACGAAACCCAAAATCATGATCCATCTCGATGACGGGTGGTCCTGGTCCGAGCAGCAATACTTTTACAACTCCGTCCTGAAGAGCGGGTCGGACTTTAGCCTCTCTGATTTCGACTATATCGGCGTTTCTTACTATCCCTTCTACAACAAGGCGGCCACCTTGTCTGCGCTGAAGACCAGTCTGACCAATCTCCACTCGACCTACGGCAAGCAAGTCCTGGTGGTCGAGACCAACTGGCCATATTCGTGCCCCAGCCCGGCGTACGCATTCCCATCAGACCTCTCGTCGATTCCCTTCTCGGTCGCGGGCAGCAGACCTTCTTGA